Proteins from a single region of Rhea pennata isolate bPtePen1 chromosome 6, bPtePen1.pri, whole genome shotgun sequence:
- the LOC134141940 gene encoding histamine N-methyltransferase-like isoform X2 produces MASTMRSLITNHGKYVESFRVFLENSTEHQCMQEFIEKQLPGIISSIGNGKSTINILSVVGGAGEIDLLMLSKVRARYPGVTINNEVIEPSAEQIFSYKDCQAIRWNQIAPDYL; encoded by the exons ATGGCATCTACCATGAGGAGCCTGATCACCAACCATGGCAAATATGTTGAGTCTTTCCGCGTCTTCCTCGAGAACTCAACCGAGCACCAGTGCATGCAGGAATTCATCGAGAAGCAGCTGCCCGGCATCATATCCAG TATTGGAAATGGGAAGTCTACAATCAATATTCTAAGTGTTGTTGGTGGTGCAG GTGAGATTGACCTGCTGATGCTCTCGAAAGTGCGAGCCAGGTACCCAGGAGTCACCATCAACAACGAAGTGATAGAGCCCAGTGCTGAGCAAATCTTCAGCTACAAAG ACTGTCAAGCAATTAGATGGAACCAGATTGCGCCAGATTATTTGTGA